In Penaeus chinensis breed Huanghai No. 1 chromosome 11, ASM1920278v2, whole genome shotgun sequence, a genomic segment contains:
- the LOC125030783 gene encoding indole-3-acetaldehyde oxidase-like gives MKGKEVSKVSESEAETVQVIINGSPFTVDANISPTTKLVDFLRTTAGLTGTKALCREGGCGACTVVATVPDPENEGLSKSFSIQSCQQLVYACNGWSIETVEHLGDRYNGYHPIQQSLAGFYGTQCGYCSPGMVMTMYGQQKSSGTLTASQVEKSLDGNLCRCTGYRPILEAFKALADDGAQTLKDKLVDIEDAFKTTCPKTGKCCTGSCSSKKTAAIPAKEREITVQGVKWFYPTSLLSLYSILDQLTEGEKVRIVGGNTGQGVYKNDGPFDVYIDARNVPEFHTVGESPGEFTLGAHVSLKRAIEVFEQAAGNPGFQHLQELAKHWGVVANVAVRNAGSIAGNLMMKHTHPEFPSDIFLTLLAADAQLAIGNSQDASVVYVSLEDFLLTDMQKKVVIAVKLPSLAADIQIRSFKITPRAVNAHAYVNAAFRFQVDENDGFLVKSKPLVLYGGINPTFIHATGTEEFLIGRRLTEQGLMTEAAGILATEVLPDSLPQDSSPAYRLSLTQSLLYKAVISIVGSEASLQNQSAATLIERPVSSSKQTFDENLEMWPVGKPVPKVESIMQVAGEATFTNDQPTQPHELHGVFIQSSVGSADIVSIDTSEALSLPGVVAVVTAADIPGVNDFAAEAGTEAEKVFASGKVSYAGQGLGLVIAESYEVASQASEMVKVEYANAQKPILTIKDALESGNIQPDYNLITGKREPVIVGDVEAGFRASPHVIEGEFDMGFQFHFPLEPMAALVTPIEDGYDVVVTSIWPAEVQSSIAQVLGIDANSINTAVRRVGGSFGGKISRAHMVSTAAAVGAWKTHRPVRVVLDLKTFITLIGGRDPFYSKYKVGFDDFGKLESVDLDIVSDSGCSANEASAGLGAAFVNNAYYSPNWLLKPFVVTTNTPSNTYMRSPGIFQGIVTIESIMDHIAHYLGRDPLQVREVNLAPAGAERPSADPIVRNVFQEDILPLLKESAEYEQRLAEVDAFNQANRWRKRGIAIMPMCFNLGYPDFRYGVLVNIYSHDGTVSIAHGGIEMGQGLNTKAVQVASYILGVPVAKIKVKATSTTTNANSSHQGATVCSDIVLLGLKKACENLRARLDSARKKLSEEGKGDVSWAELVRICKNSDVDLSERIWTKMAEYPNAYDIWGGSCAEVEVDVLTGQYLIRRVDLIEDCGKSLSPYIDIGQIEGGFVMGLGFCTSEKVKFNSETGEKLSNGTWEYKPPSALDIPVDLRVTILPNSSNTSGVLRAKATGEPPLNLAFAVVMALRKAISAARAHRSRVEWYKIDTPLTVEQIQQLCLVDPQDFSV, from the exons ATGAAGGGCAAGGAGGTCAGTAAAGTGTCTGAGTCGGAGGCTGAGACCGTCCAGGTTATTATCAATGGCTCACCTTTTACAG TTGATGCCAATATTTCTCCAACAACGAAACTGGTAGATTTCCTGCGAACTACAGCAGGACTGACGGGCACAAAGGCACTCTGTCGAGAAGGAGGGTGTGGTGCCTGTACAGTGGTGGCTACAGTGCCAGATCCAGAGAATGAGGGGCTATCGAAGAGCTTTAGCATTCAGTCT tGTCAGCAGCTCGTGTACGCGTGTAACGGCTGGAGCATAGAGACAGTGGAACACCTCGGGGATCGTTACAATGGTTACCACCCTATACAGCAGTCTTTGGCAGGCTTCTACGGAACCCAGTGTGGTTATTGTTCTCCGGGAATGGTCATGACTATGTACGG GCAGCAAAAATCGTCAGGAACTTTAACTGCATCTCAGGTGGAGAAGTCCCTAGATGGAAATCTCTGCAGGTGTACTGGATACCGTCCGATTCTTGAGGCTTTTAAGGCGTTGGCTGATGATGGAGCTCAGACGCTCAAAGACAAGCTGGTTGATATTGAG gATGCATTTAAGACTACGTGCCCAAAGACTGGCAAATGTTGCACAGGAAGTTGCAGCTCAAAAAAGACCGCTGCCATTCCTGCTAAAGAGAGGGAGATCACAGTGCAAGGAGTCAAGTGGTTTTATCCAACAAGTCTTTTG AGCCTGTACAGCATCTTGGACCAACTAACTGAGGGGGAGAAAGTGCGCATTGTTGGTGGTAATACAGGACAAG GTGTGTACAAAAATGACGGCCCTTTTGATGTATACATTGATGCTCGCAATGTGCCAGAATTCCATACAGTAGGGGAGAGCCCTGGGGAATTCACTCTGGGGGCTCATGTGAGCTTGAAGAGAGCAATCGAGGTCTTTGAACAGGCCGCAGGAAACCCAGGATTCCAACACCTACAGGAGCTCGCTAAACACTGGGGAGTCGTGGCCAATGTTGCCGTGAGAAAT GCTGGCTCCATTGCTGGAAACCTGATGATGAAGCACACCCATCCAGAATTCCCCTCGGACATATTCCTGACCCTTCTAGCAGCCGATGCACAGCTTGCCATCGGGAACTCCCAAGATGCCTCAGTTGTTTATGTCTCACTGGAGGATTTTTTGCTGACGGACATGCAGAAGAAAGTGGTCATAGCTGTGAAATTGCCGTCTCTGGCTGCCGACATCCAG ATCAGAAGCTTCAAAATCACTCCACGTGCTGTCAATGCGCATGCCTACGTTAATGCAGCCTTTCGGTTCCAAGTTGACGAAAACGATGGCTTTTTAGTCAAGTCAAAGCCTTTGGTGCTTTACGGCGGGATTAATCCAACTTTC ATTCATGCAACTGGTACGGAGGAATTCCTCATTGGACGTCGGCTTACAGAGCAAGGCTTGATGACAGAAGCTGCAGGGATCCTGGCCACAGAGGTTCTCCCAGATTCCTTACCTCAGGACTCCTCACCAGCGTACCGGCTGTCACTAACACAGAGTTTGCtctataag GCGGTCATAAGCATAGTGGGAAGCGAAGCATCATTGCAGAATCAAAGTGCGGCTACTCTGATTGAGCGGCCAGTCTCTTCCTCAAAGCAGACTTTTGACGAGAACCTGGAGATGTGGCCTGTTGGGAAGCCAGTCCCCAAAGTTGAAAGCATTATGCAGGTGGCAG gaGAGGCTACCTTTACTAATGATCAACCTACACAGCCCCATGAACTGCACGGTGTTTTCATTCAGTCATCTGTTGGTTCAGCTGATATTGTGTCCATTGATACATCTGAGGCACTC AGCTTACCTGGAGTGGTGGCAGTAGTTACAGCTGCAGACATACCAGGTGTTAATGACTTTGCTGCAGAAGCTGgtacagaggcagagaaa GTTTTTGCAAGTGGTAAGGTCTCATATGCAGGACAGGGCCTTGGTTTAGTCATCGCCGAGAGCTATGAAGTCGCAAGTCAGGCTTCAGAGATGGTCAAGGTCGAGTATGCAAACGCTCAGAAGCCAATCCTGACAATAAAGGATGCACTGGAAAGTGGAAATATACAACCAGACTACAATCTCATCACGGGGAAGAGGGAGCCCGTGATAGTGGGTGATGTTGAAG CTGGTTTCAGAGCATCGCCACATGTCATCGAGGGAGAATTCGACATGGGTTTCCAGTTCCACTTCCCACTTGAGCCCATGGCTGCCCTTGTAACGCCCATTGAAGACGGATATGACGTTGTTGTTACATCCATTTGGCCAGCCGAGGTCCAGTCATCGATTGCACAGGTCCTTGGTATTGATGCTAATAG CATCAATACAGCAGTGAGGCGCGTTGGAGGTTCGTTTGGGGGGAAGATCAGCCGAGCCCACATGGTTAGCACAGCTGCTGCTGTCGGGGCCTGGAAAACCCATCGTCCTGTTAGGGTTGTGCTCGATCTTAAGACATTCATCACTCTCATTGGCGGACGAGATCCCTTTTACTCCAAGTATAAA gtTGGCTTTGATGATTTCGGCAAACTAGAGTCCGTTGACTTAGACATTGTATCTGATTCGGGCTGTTCTGCCAATGAAGCTTCTGCTGGTCTTGGTGCGGCTTTTGTTAACAATGCGTATTACTCTCCGAACTGGCTTCTCAAACCCTTCGTCGTAACAACCAACACGCCCTCAAACACATACATGAGGTCACCAG GTATTTTCCAAGGCATAGTGACAATAGAGAGTATAATGGACCACATTGCCCATTACCTGGGAAGAGACCCGCTGCAGGTGAGGGAGGTCAACTTAGCTCCTGCAGGTGCTGAGCGACCATCAGCTGACCCGATTGTGAGAAACGTGTTTCAGGAGGACATCCTTCCCTTGCTGAAGGAGAGCGCAGAGTATGAACAGAGGCTGGCAGAGGTGGATGCCTTTAATCAG GCTAACAGATGGCGCAAGAGGGGTATCGCCATCATGCCCATGTGCTTCAACCTTGGTTATCCCGACTTCCGTTATGGGGTGTTGGTTAACATCTACAGCCATGATGGAACCGTGTCCATTGCGCACGGTGGCATCGAAATGGGGCAGGGACTAAATACAAAG GCTGTCCAAGTAGCGTCATACATTCTGGGAGTGCCAGTGGCCAAGATAAAGGTCAAGGCAACCAGCACAACCACCAATGCCAATTCGTCCCACCAGGGTGCCACTGTTTGCTCGGATATTGTGCTCTTG GGTCTCAAGAAGGCCTGTGAAAACCTCCGGGCACGGCTGGATTCTGCAAGAAAGAAGCTCAGTGAGGAAGGCAAAGGAGATGTCAGTTGGGCTGAGCTGGTCAGGATATGCAAGAATTCTGATGTCGATCTCAGTGAAAGAATTTG GACTAAGATGGCCGAGTACCCTAATGCCTACGACATCTGGGGAGGATCTTGTGCAGAAGTAGAAGTTGATGTTCTCACAGGACAGTACCTA ATACGCCGAGTGGACCTCATAGAAGACTGTGGCAAAAGTCTGAGTCCCTACATAGACATCGGTCAAATCGAGGGGGGTTTTGTCATGGGGTTAGGCTTCTGCACTTCGGAGAAAGTTAAATTCAACTCGGAGACGGGAGAAAAGTTGTCCAATGGAACGTGG gAGTACAAACCCCCATCAGCATTAGACATCCCAGTTGATTTGCGGGTGACGATCCTCCCCAACTCTTCCAACACAAGTGGGGTACTACGGGCTAAGG CTACGGGAGAACCACCTCTGAACCTGGCCTTTGCTGTGGTGATGGCATTGCGAAAGGCCATCAGTGCTGCTCGTGCACACCGCTCAAGGGTGGAATGGTATAAGATTG ACACGCCCCTAACAGTGGAGCAGATACAGCAGCTTTGTCTGGTGGACCCTCAAGACTTTTCTGTCTAG